A region of the Paraburkholderia flava genome:
TCGACGCCGCCCGTCGTGATCAAGGATCCCGACCAGCATCTGCCGCCGTACGTGCCGCCTCCTCCGCCGCGCGCGCTGTCGACCGTGACGCTCGGCTATGGCGATTTCACGAGCTATCTCGCGGCCGGTTCGACGCAGGGCTGGGTGCCGGGCACGTCCGCCGGCAGCATCACGATTCCGCCGCCGGCCACCAACGGCACCGGTGCCGGCGACAAGGCTGTCGCACTCGGCAGCACCTATGCGACCGCGTCGTACGAAGCGGACATCACCGTCAGCGCGCCGGTCGGCAACGGACCGGCGAACGCGGGCTTCATCGTCCGCACGACGAATCCGACGGCAGGTGGTCCCGACAGCCTGACCGGGTACTTCATCGGTCTTGACACGGGCTCGCACTCGCTGGTCGTCGGCCGCGAGAACAACAACTGGACCAACTTCATTGCGTATCCGGTCGCGAGCGCGGTTGGCGGCAGCACGCATCATCTGAAGGTCACGACGAGCGGCACCGCGATCACCGTCGATCTCGACGGGCAACGCGCGATCAGCGTCAACGACGCGACCAACGCGCTGCCGGCGGCATTCGCATCGGGCAGCTTCGGCGTGCGGCGCTTCGGCGTCGGCGCGACGTTCAGCAACATCACGATCAAGACGTATCCGGCGGTGAAGTCACCGGTCTACGATTTCTCGAAGGTCGTCGGCATGGTGTACACGCAGTCGAACGCGGTGAACGCGATCGACTTCTGGGAGAACTACGACCCCGCGCTCGTCAACCGCGAGCTGACGTATGCGCAGACCTACGGCATCAACACGATCGCCGTGTATCTGCATTACCTCGTGTGGGCCAACGACCGCGTCGCGTTCCTGAGCAAGTTCGAGAACCTGCTGGAGATCGCCGCGCGTCACGGCATCAAGGTGTCGCCGATCTTCTACGACGACTGCTGGAACACGACGCCGCAGTATGGTCCGCAGCCCGCGCCGGTGTGGGGCGTGCATAACAGCCAGTGGGTGCAGTCGCCGGGCACGCCGATCGAGCAGGCGTACTTCCAGCCGAGCGCGTCGAATGCGAACGTCACGTACAAGGCGAGCCTCGCGAACTACATCACCGACTTCGTCGCGCCGCACCGCAAGGATCCTCGGATCATTTTCTGGGAGCCGATGAACGAGCCGGGCTGCAGCGGCAACGGCTCGCTGCAGGAGACGCGCGCGGTGATGATGAACGACGCGCGCATCGCGATCCTGAACGCCGGTGCCACGCAGCCGATCAACTCGCCGCAGGTGCAGGAAGACGAGGGCACGTACTTCTCCGATTTCTACGCGTTCCATCCGTACAACAATCCGTACACGGGTCCGGTGAACGGCAGCTCTGTCAACGCGCTGAATTCCGAAACGCTGCAACGCGGCTTCCCGGGCACGACCGGGCAGACGATGTCGGGGATCGTCTCGAACTACGGC
Encoded here:
- a CDS encoding PA14 domain-containing protein, yielding MRNYLVLAAATMLAACGGGGDSPSAVPTANNQTPVVDAAASAAAASNADNEFRATQATPLGMKVSTPPVVIKDPDQHLPPYVPPPPPRALSTVTLGYGDFTSYLAAGSTQGWVPGTSAGSITIPPPATNGTGAGDKAVALGSTYATASYEADITVSAPVGNGPANAGFIVRTTNPTAGGPDSLTGYFIGLDTGSHSLVVGRENNNWTNFIAYPVASAVGGSTHHLKVTTSGTAITVDLDGQRAISVNDATNALPAAFASGSFGVRRFGVGATFSNITIKTYPAVKSPVYDFSKVVGMVYTQSNAVNAIDFWENYDPALVNRELTYAQTYGINTIAVYLHYLVWANDRVAFLSKFENLLEIAARHGIKVSPIFYDDCWNTTPQYGPQPAPVWGVHNSQWVQSPGTPIEQAYFQPSASNANVTYKASLANYITDFVAPHRKDPRIIFWEPMNEPGCSGNGSLQETRAVMMNDARIAILNAGATQPINSPQVQEDEGTYFSDFYAFHPYNNPYTGPVNGSSVNALNSETLQRGFPGTTGQTMSGIVSNYGGTTGFIIWELMIGRTNTRFHWGQVPGAPATVEPATPFQGTIYPDGHPWSTSETQALTGGFDVKLPVLNVAYYNDPTFNSAPVKSSITPLIDFDLNTERGTDSPDASAGVNATGYGVRWTGAIQAAVPGFYTFSINSDNIARLWINGVQIINKKTSSLSTVKGTTWLNTRRPVSIKVEYVHNTGPASMHLMWSNPLARRPDALKVVPSGSLVGIG